In Rhipicephalus microplus isolate Deutch F79 chromosome 7, USDA_Rmic, whole genome shotgun sequence, one genomic interval encodes:
- the LOC142767535 gene encoding zinc finger MYM-type protein 1-like has protein sequence MNGSRIFYFFQPSKAMDRVTKTKRKESGAEGRKRRRLQAQEAEKSKKFFAPFFEKPGASTSSCPLEVAPSPATSLMSVQLDEGVVHETSKHSMLCADNPGDIAVEEEDNGTDIGLRLVEPVALKLSKLDSTKHPQPIISELVQKHDLGLLKFDTGTGKAVVSDAVRTEIVKLGAMYFQNREGPFLPTNNRSMTKSWFKKKLGDGRGEEVTRSWLAYSPAKKAAFCICCLLFSRSDHLSSLEQEGGFTKWKAPEKITLHENAKNHRMCFSQWKEMERNLMHTTGIIDADLQSQMEKEKHKWREILTRVLHCIKFLATQNLALRGHRESFQTSRENNVGNFLGLLKLIAVFDPVMKQHLTYVESHPGSTSYLSPSVQNEFIHMMAVTVRESLLRKIRKAKYYGIMFDTTPDQAHREQMSEVVRYVEVDFDKKSVYVQESFLGFIHVKNKDAESFVDVILGKLEEDRMNLQDCRSQCYDNAAVMAGQKSGVSQRIAEKNKLAIFVNCDNHSLNLVGVHAAKEEAMMMTFFGTIEALYVFFSRSTYRWEKLKNAVPVVVKSESETRWSARVEAVKPVGRYLEKILEVVQEMSNNDQETSETKSDAALLQKRILSYDFLILLGFWNKVLVRIDRVQKRLQDPKMNFHDAALDMKALRDHFHEERETLVSESLGEGLRLCETYDVDVERRARRKKQMPGEKSKGEALTAKQETERVMKCTLDRLHSEIDQRFTRLQDTDLKFGFLLDINKLCYSEDKNELKTNCNTFGNFYSSDVNAQDLYEEILDCRLLLSRRIDQTVSRPEELLKFIVEYGDDGVFPNLRVALQMMLTIGVSIAGCERSFSKLKLILSYLRATMGQDRLTDLALLSVEREETEKTNFDVIIEQFASSKARKVQL, from the coding sequence ATGAACGGCTCaaggattttttatttttttcagccaAGCAAAGCCATGGACCGggtgacaaaaacaaaaagaaaagagagcgGAGCTGAAGGACGCAAGAGGAGAAGGCTACAGGCGCAGGAAGCTGAGAAGTCAAAAAAGTTTTTCGCGCCATTTTTTGAAAAACCTGGGGCAAGTACTTCATCATGTCCTTTGGAAGTAGCTCCATCTCCTGCCACTTCATTAATGTCCGTACAACTTGACGAAGGAGTCGTTCACGAAACTTCTAAACACAGTATGCTATGCGCAGACAATCCCGGGGATATTGCAGTAGAGGAGGAGGACAACGGAACCGACATTGGACTTCGGCTGGTTGAGCCTGTTGCTCTGAAGCTAAGCAAACTGGATTCCACGAAGCACCCTCAACCTATCATCTCAGAACTCGTTCAGAAGCATGACCTAGGTCTCTTAAAATTTGACACTGGTACTGGAAAAGCCGTTGTGTCTGACGCTGTACGAACGGAAATTGTTAAACTCGGGGCCATGTATTTCCAAAATCGGGAAGGACCTTTCTTGCCAACAAACAACCGATCAATGACTAAGAGTTGGTTTAAGAAGAAATTAGGTGATGGTCGTGGTGAAGAAGTCACCCGTTCGTGGCTGGCCTACTCTCCTGCCAAAAAGGCAGCATTTTGCATTTGTTGCCTCCTTTTTTCCCGCTCAGATCACCTATCATCTTTGGAACAAGAGGGGGGATTCACCAAATGGAAGGCACCCGAGAAGATCACCCTTCACGAGAATGCAAAGAATCACCGAATGTGTTTCTCACAGTggaaagaaatggaaagaaatttGATGCATACTACGGGAATAATTGACGCTGACCTTCAGTCACAGATGGAGAAAGAAAAGCACAAGTGGCGTGAAATTTTGACGAGAGTCCTCCACTGCATAAAATTTCTTGCTACACAGAACTTGGCATTACGAGGGCATCGAGAGAGTTTTCAAACCAGCCGCGAGAACAATGTCGGAAATTTTCTTGGTCTTTTGAAGTTAATTGCCGTTTTTGACCCCGTTATGAAGCAACACCTCACATACGTTGAAAGTCATCCAGGGTCCACTTCGTACCTATCGCCTTCTGTACAGAATGAATTCATTCACATGATGGCTGTCACAGTTCGCGAGTCCTTGCTGCGAAAAATCCGTAAAGCCAAATATTATGGCATTATGTTTGACACCACTCCCGACCAGGCACACCGTGAGCAAATGTCAGAAGTTGTGCGATATGTGGAAGTTGACTTTGATAAAAAATCTGTTTATGTTCAGGAGTCCTTCCTCGGCTTTATCCATGTAAAGAACAAAGACGCCGAGAGCTTCGTTGACGTGATACTTGGCAAGCTGGAAGAGGACAGAATGAACTTACAGGACTGTCGGTCACAATGCTACGACAACGCTGCCGTGATGGCTGGACAAAAAAGTGGTGTCAGTCAAAGAATCGCGGAAAAAAACAAACTGGCAATCTTTGTAAACTGCGACAACCACTCACTGAACTTGGTTGGTGTACATGCTGCTAAGGAAGAAGCCATGATGATGACTTTTTTTGGGACCATCGAAGCACTTTACGTGTTTTTTTCTCGCTCAACGTACCGTTGGGAGAAATTAAAAAATGCAGTGCCTGTTGTTGTGAAATCAGAGTCTGAGACCAGATGGAGTGCAAGGGTCGAAGCAGTGAAGCCGGTCGGTAGATACCTTGAGAAGATACTTGAAGTTGTTCAGGAAATGTCAAATAATGACCAAGAAACGAGCGAGACGAAAAGTGATGCTGCACTACTGCAGAAGCGGATATTAAGTTATGATTTTTTGATTTTGCTGGGCTTTTGGAACAAGGTACTTGTTCGCATAGACCGTGTTCAAAAAAGACTGCAAGATCCTAAAATGAACTTTCACGATGCTGCCTTAGACATGAAAGCTCTCAGAGATCACTTTCATGAAGAAAGGGAAACTCTGGTAAGTGAGTCACTTGGTGAAGGGCTTCGTCTCTGTGAGACGTATGATGTCGACGTTGAAAGGCGTGCACGACGAAAAAAACAGATGCCTGGTGAAAAGTCGAAAGGAGAGGCGTTGACGGCTAAACAGGAAACAGAAAGGGTTATGAAATGCACACTCGATCGTCTTCATTCGGAAATCGACCAGAGGTTTACTCGCCTGCAGGACACCGACCTCAAGTTTGGCTTTCTGCTCGACATCAACAAGCTGTGCTACAGCGAAGACAAAAACGAACTAAAAACAAATTGCAACACATTTGGCAATTTCTACAGTTCCGACGTTAACGCGCAAGACCTCTATGAAGAGATTTTAGATTGTAGGCTGCTGCTTTCACGGCGTATTGACCAGACAGTATCAAGACCGGAGGAACTTCTTAAATTTATTGTGGAGTATGGTGATGATGGCGTATTCCCCAACCTTCGCGTCGCCCTTCAGATGATGTTAACCATTGGAGTTTCCATCGCTGGCTGTGAGAGGTCCTTCAGCAAGCTGAAGCTAATACTCTCCTATTTGCGTGCCACAATGGGCCAAGACAGACTTACTGACCTTGCGCTACTGAGTGTGGAAAGAGAAGAAACTGAAAAAACGAACTTTGACGTCATTATAGAACAGTTTGCTTCATCGAAAGCAAGGAAAGTGCAGCTCTAG